Below is a genomic region from Streptomyces sp. NBC_00461.
CAGCGATCCCGTGTGGACCGCGGCACCCCAGCGCTGGGGCGGGTTGTCTGCAGCCGCTCCGTCCCAGATGGGACGGAGCCGAGGTGTTGCCCGAGCCGAGTAGGGGACGGTTGTGCAGACTGTCTCCACCAGTGGCACGGCCCCGGCCTGCGAGACCACTCGGCGACTGTCGCCGGGCCTTGACCTGGTCAGGCCTCGGCGGTCTCGTACATGGGCCAGCCTAAATGGGCGCTCCCCGTCCGGCGGATGATGCCGGGTGTGCAGCACTCCAGCGGGACACATCCAGGACGGAAGGTCGCAGGTGCGGAGCCGGCGTCGCAGAGCCTCCGCTGTGACGTGCATCAAACTGGTGGGGCGCCCGTCCGGTTGGAGAAGTCGGCGCAAGCGCGGGGAGTGGGCAAGCCCCGCAGTTTGGCTCTGTGGGTTTCATTTCCAGTGTTCTTCGATCGCGGGCAGGGCGGCCCAGCGTGGGATTGGCCAGACCACCGCGAAGGCGCGGCCGATCACGTGGTCCACGGGGACGAAGCCGCCCTCGGGTTCGTGGACGTGGGCGCGGGAGTCCCAGGAGTCGTTGCGGTGGTCGCCCATGACCCACAGGTGGTCCGGGGGCACCTTGACGGTGCCTGCCGGAAGGTCGTCGCACGGGGTCGCGCCCCGGAAGATGTATGGCTCCTTCAGCGGGATGCCGTTCACCTTCACTGGGCTTCCGCGACGGCACTCCACGGTGTCCCCGCCGACCGCGATCACCCGCTTGATGAGGTCTTTTTCATTCGCAGAAGGCATCAGGCCAACGAAGCTGAGCGTGCTGTTCAGGAAGCGCAGGGCAGGGTTGCGCGTCTGGTGTGTCGGCTCGGTCAACCAGCCCCCGGGGTCTCGGAAGACGACGACCTCACCGCGTTTCGGGGTGGCTCCGAACCAGGGGGTGAGCTTGTCCACCAGGACCCGGTCGCCCGGCTGCAGAGTGTTCTGCATCGAGGACGAGGGGATGGAGAACGCCTGCACGAAGAAGGTCTTGATCCCCAGCGCAAGGATCAACACCATGCCGCACAGCACCAGCACCTCCTGCCACCGGCGTCGACTGCGCCGTGCGCCCGAAGACCCGGCCGGGGACGGTGGACTGTCCACCACCGCGCCGTCCTGCGGTTGCGCATCGGCCGCCTGGGACGGGGAAGCCCGCACTGTCCGTGGTCCCGCAGGGCGGGAGCGCGCAGATGGAACAGTGGGTTCGGACGGGGTGATCGCTCTCCGTGAGCTCATTGGCGCCTCCTGTGTGCGCTGGTGGTGGGACTCCGGCGTCTTGACGCCCGCTTCTGATTGCATGCATGCCGAACGGCGGCACGGAGGCACCGGTGATGGGTCACGGGTGGGTGCGGTGCAGATGCAGTGTTGATCAGCACCACGGTGCCGGCACGCGCGTCGAGGTAGTACCGGGCGCCTGTGTCGTGCGGGCGCTGCGCTGATCGTCGATGCGTCAGTTCAGTAGCGCCGGGTGAAGGCGGGCTCGGTCAGCGCCTGCCGTGACCAGCGGACGTTCACTGGGTGGAGACTGTGGCAACCGGTGCAAGGCTCAACGGCCCGCAGGTTCCCGCCAGGGTGAGCAGGTGGGCGGCTGCCTCGAACGGGTCGATCTGCCAGCCTCGCACGATCGCCCCGGCGGGGCATGCGTCTCATCGGATGCCGACCGGGATGTCGGAAGGCGGCCCGGATGTATACCGGGCGCCGGTCAGTATTCCTTGGTACGGCAGGACGAACATCCCATCTGGATAGGGTCCTTGCCGGAACGCCCAGGCGCTGGAGCGCGACGCCGTAGAGATCGGGGAAGGGCTTGCCCCGGGGGCGTCCTCGCGGGTGACCAGGGTGGTGAAGAGCTCTTGCATGCCGAGGTGTCCGATGGTGGGCAGCACAGTGGCCCGCCCTCCTCCGGTGACCAGGGCCAGGCGCCTGACCCCCTGCTGGGCCCTCGCCAGAGCGAGAACGTCGGGCACCGGGCGGACCCGGGCGACATGCGTCAGGTAGTACGCATCCCGTTCGCTGACCACGGCCATCACATCGATGGGCCAACGGGTCTCCTCAGCCACGTGCGCCACCATCTCCACTGCCGACATCCCGGTCCGCGCCAGAAACCACTCCCGCGACAGATTGCTGCCATGTGCGCGCAACGCGCGTCTGAGTGCTCCGAAGTTCACCCGGTGCTGCCCGCGAGGGTGCCGTACCAATCGAAGAGCAGCACCTGGGACTCGAGCGGGGATCTCGCACAGGGCGCCCGGGTGGCTGGCCAGGGTCATGCTCGGGCGAGCGCAGCCGGGCCCCTGGGCACCCGATGGCATGTCAGGCGGCGGCATGCGCACCGTCTCCTTTCGCTGATCTGGTGAGGTGCCGGGGCGGCGAGGGAAAGCCACGGACGCGACCACAGCGCAGACAGTTACCTCCGGCCGGCCGTTCCTTCCTCGCCTCCCCGGAGAGCGCCCGCACGCCTGGACATCGGTTCTGCGCGGTCCGGGCCGAGGACGCTTTCGTACCGCCGCCCGGCTGCGCGAAGTCGGCGGCAGGGTCACTGCCGCCGGGCACCGACGGTCAGGCGGCCGAGACATTCTCATCGTCACGGAATCCTGGCTTCTACGTGCCCTGCCTCGGCCTACGAGTTACCCGGGCTGGGAGCGCTGGAGGCAGAGCCGCGGGAGCTGTAGACGGCGACGTAGTCCACCTTCATGGGGACGCCGGGGCGGGTGGTGGAGCTGGGTGTCGCGTGTCCGGCGACCGGGTCTGGGAAAGCGCCGCCCATGGCGACGTTGAGCAGGATGAAGTGCCCGTGGCCGGTGGCCGCGTCCCAGGTGGCCGCGTCGACCTGGTCGGAGGAGACGGTGTGGTATCGCACGCCGTCGACGTACCAGCGCAGCTGCTGGGGGCTGCTGCTGCGGTCCCATTCGAAGGTGTAGGTGTGGAAGTGGCCGGCGCAGGCGGTCGTCGGGCAGGCACGGCTGTCACCCAAGCCCTGCGTCTCGTTGCAGGGCCCGCCGGGGTCGGTGCCGCAGTGCAGTGTTCCTGACACCTTGTTCTGGCCGGCGGCGTTCTCCATCACGTCGAACTCGCCAATGCCCGGCCAGTTCTTGTAGTTGCCCCGGAAAGGGGCGCCCAGTGTCCAGAAGGCGGGCCAAT
It encodes:
- the lepB gene encoding signal peptidase I; the encoded protein is MRASPSQAADAQPQDGAVVDSPPSPAGSSGARRSRRRWQEVLVLCGMVLILALGIKTFFVQAFSIPSSSMQNTLQPGDRVLVDKLTPWFGATPKRGEVVVFRDPGGWLTEPTHQTRNPALRFLNSTLSFVGLMPSANEKDLIKRVIAVGGDTVECRRGSPVKVNGIPLKEPYIFRGATPCDDLPAGTVKVPPDHLWVMGDHRNDSWDSRAHVHEPEGGFVPVDHVIGRAFAVVWPIPRWAALPAIEEHWK
- a CDS encoding glycoside hydrolase family 16 protein, with translation MPKKHIRKPRHRSVAVIGSLAGLALLGFGLYGLADASVAKPSGGWHKVWSDDFSGAAGTLPSSKNWIMDTGTSYPGGAANFGTGEVQTYTKDTANLQQDGSGHLKITPLRNATGKWTSARIETKRSNFEPPAHGNLRIQARIQLPNVTGAAADGYWPAFWTLGAPFRGNYKNWPGIGEFDVMENAAGQNKVSGTLHCGTDPGGPCNETQGLGDSRACPTTACAGHFHTYTFEWDRSSSPQQLRWYVDGVRYHTVSSDQVDAATWDAATGHGHFILLNVAMGGAFPDPVAGHATPSSTTRPGVPMKVDYVAVYSSRGSASSAPSPGNS
- a CDS encoding HAD family hydrolase, yielding MAEETRWPIDVMAVVSERDAYYLTHVARVRPVPDVLALARAQQGVRRLALVTGGGRATVLPTIGHLGMQELFTTLVTREDAPGASPSPISTASRSSAWAFRQGPYPDGMFVLPYQGILTGARYTSGPPSDIPVGIR